A genomic window from Blastococcus saxobsidens DD2 includes:
- a CDS encoding ATP-binding protein, producing MTTPVHLATDETPPPEVPSGFRLDRLEVLNWGTFDQKVWTLRAGGANTLLTGDIGSGKSTVVDAVTTLLLPAQRISYNKAAGADTRERSLRSYVQGHWRSERNEATGTTRHVGLRAGSTYSVLLAVFTNPGYDTTITLAQVFWLKDGDGGQPDRFYVTADRDLTIAADFADFGTDVTALKRRLRGQTGISVQNAFPDYGRDYRRRLGIDSEQALELFHQTVSMKAVSDLNGFVRSHMLEPFDAAGWIDRLVAHFDDLTRAHESVVRARTQLDQLRPVLADADAHDRLGAEIAALDAQREALPVHTAQLRADLLARRIECLRESVAEDDRELARLTDDLGRHRRRERELIVERAGHGGDRLARIDELVDAEERALDTRRQKAATFADLLTAAGLDPVADEHGFSARRVEVRVATAAAESDAAEAQNRLRELAVDARGLQDESDDLRAELASLRQRTSSLPRQSLELRQRLVTELGIPAAALPFAGELIQVGAASRDWEGAAERLLRGFALSLLVPGEHYPAVSRWIDAHDLRTRLVYYRVAARAPTLPALPSADSLAAKLEIKDSAVRPWLEAQLAHRADHVCVDSIEAFQRTPKALTRAGQIKESGGRHEKNDATRIDDRRSYVLGWSNAEKIEALLSQAQQLQERLNRLADDRARSEAAYRTAAVRGRTLSKLDVFDDWAELDWQAVVRRIADLTAERERLLSASGELQRVDRELDGVRSAISEADDALSARQQRRGGHGSELADAEQRATAVAARLEDAGSVPAEHLDALAGRAAAHPAPTTVEGVDGLEEALRRQLTEDRDHRAKRQSGVESRLVRAMGKFISDHPVETSEMDASVAAAGEFRALHERLTGDDLPRFEATFKRYLNENTIRDIAGFLAELNKRSELISQRVATINASLVGIDYNPGRYIRLDTQLTPHPEIKDFKRDLRACTDDALADGDDQYSEQRFLQVQAIVERLRGRPGHGDVDRNWSRFVTDVRNWFVFTASERWREDDTEYETYSDSGGKSGGQKEKLAYTILAASLAYQFRLDPAAARSKTFRFVVIDEAFGRGSDESTRFALTLFTRLGLQLLIVTPLQKIHVIEPHVAAVGFVDNPTGNYSRMQSMTIEEYREQQALSRAAGDAG from the coding sequence GTGACCACGCCCGTCCACCTCGCCACCGACGAGACTCCTCCACCCGAGGTGCCGTCCGGTTTCCGGCTCGACCGCCTCGAGGTGCTCAACTGGGGCACGTTCGACCAGAAGGTGTGGACCCTGCGGGCCGGCGGTGCCAACACCCTGCTCACCGGCGACATCGGCTCCGGCAAGTCCACCGTCGTCGACGCCGTCACCACCCTGCTGCTCCCGGCCCAGCGAATCTCCTACAACAAGGCCGCCGGCGCCGACACCCGCGAGCGCAGTCTCCGGTCCTACGTGCAGGGGCACTGGCGCTCCGAGCGCAACGAGGCGACCGGCACCACCCGGCACGTCGGCCTGCGGGCGGGCAGCACCTACTCGGTGCTGCTCGCCGTCTTCACCAACCCCGGCTACGACACCACCATCACCCTCGCGCAGGTGTTCTGGCTCAAGGACGGCGACGGCGGCCAGCCCGACCGCTTCTACGTGACCGCCGACCGCGACCTCACCATCGCGGCCGACTTCGCCGACTTCGGCACCGACGTCACCGCCCTCAAGCGTCGCCTGCGGGGCCAGACCGGGATCTCGGTGCAGAACGCATTTCCCGACTACGGCCGCGACTACCGCCGCCGGCTCGGCATCGACTCCGAGCAGGCGCTGGAGCTGTTCCACCAGACGGTGTCGATGAAGGCGGTCAGCGACCTCAACGGTTTCGTCCGCAGCCACATGCTCGAACCCTTCGACGCCGCCGGCTGGATCGACCGACTCGTCGCCCACTTCGACGACCTCACCCGCGCCCACGAGTCCGTCGTCCGCGCCCGCACGCAACTGGACCAGCTGCGGCCGGTGCTCGCCGACGCCGACGCCCACGACCGGCTCGGCGCCGAGATCGCCGCGCTCGACGCTCAACGCGAGGCCCTGCCGGTGCACACCGCGCAGCTTCGGGCAGACCTGCTCGCCCGCCGGATCGAGTGCCTGCGCGAGTCGGTGGCCGAGGACGACCGGGAGCTCGCCCGGCTCACCGACGACCTGGGCCGGCACCGGAGGCGAGAGCGGGAGCTGATCGTCGAGCGTGCCGGGCACGGCGGCGACCGGCTGGCCCGCATCGACGAACTGGTCGACGCGGAGGAACGCGCCCTCGACACCCGCCGGCAGAAGGCCGCCACCTTCGCCGACCTGCTCACCGCCGCCGGCCTCGACCCGGTCGCCGACGAGCACGGTTTCAGCGCCCGGCGGGTCGAGGTCCGAGTCGCGACCGCGGCCGCCGAGTCCGACGCCGCCGAGGCGCAGAACCGGCTCCGCGAGCTCGCCGTCGACGCGCGCGGCCTGCAGGACGAGTCGGACGACCTCCGCGCCGAGCTGGCCAGCCTGCGCCAGCGCACCAGCAGCCTTCCGCGGCAGAGTCTGGAACTGCGCCAGCGGCTGGTCACCGAGCTCGGCATTCCCGCGGCGGCGCTGCCCTTCGCCGGCGAGCTGATCCAGGTCGGGGCGGCCTCCCGCGACTGGGAGGGTGCCGCCGAGCGCCTGCTGCGCGGGTTCGCCCTGTCGCTGCTCGTCCCTGGCGAGCACTACCCCGCGGTCTCGCGCTGGATCGACGCCCACGACCTGCGTACCCGGCTGGTCTACTACCGCGTCGCCGCGCGCGCCCCAACCCTGCCGGCACTGCCGTCCGCCGACTCGCTCGCCGCCAAGCTGGAGATCAAGGACTCCGCCGTGCGGCCGTGGCTGGAAGCGCAGCTGGCCCACCGCGCCGACCACGTGTGCGTCGACTCCATCGAGGCGTTCCAGCGCACCCCGAAGGCCCTCACCCGCGCCGGCCAGATCAAGGAATCCGGCGGCCGGCACGAGAAGAACGACGCCACCCGGATCGACGACCGCCGGTCGTACGTGCTCGGCTGGAGCAACGCGGAGAAGATCGAGGCACTGCTCAGCCAGGCCCAGCAGCTGCAGGAGCGGCTCAACCGGCTGGCCGACGACCGCGCCCGGTCCGAGGCCGCCTACCGGACCGCGGCCGTGCGGGGCCGCACGTTGAGCAAGCTGGACGTCTTCGACGACTGGGCCGAGCTCGACTGGCAGGCCGTCGTCCGGCGCATCGCCGATCTGACCGCGGAGCGCGAGCGGCTGCTGTCCGCGTCGGGCGAGCTGCAGCGCGTCGACCGGGAGCTCGACGGGGTGCGCTCCGCCATCTCCGAGGCGGACGACGCCTTGTCAGCGCGCCAGCAGCGACGCGGCGGGCACGGCAGCGAGCTGGCGGACGCCGAGCAGCGCGCCACCGCCGTCGCCGCCCGGCTCGAGGACGCCGGCAGCGTGCCGGCCGAGCATCTGGACGCCTTGGCCGGCCGCGCCGCGGCGCACCCCGCACCGACCACGGTGGAAGGCGTCGACGGTCTGGAGGAGGCGCTGCGCCGGCAGCTGACCGAGGACCGCGACCATCGGGCCAAGCGCCAGTCCGGCGTGGAGTCCCGGCTGGTCCGGGCGATGGGGAAGTTCATCAGCGACCATCCCGTCGAGACCAGCGAGATGGACGCCTCGGTGGCCGCGGCCGGCGAGTTCCGCGCGCTGCACGAGCGGCTGACCGGCGACGACCTGCCCCGCTTCGAAGCCACCTTCAAGCGGTACCTGAACGAGAACACCATCCGCGACATCGCCGGGTTCCTCGCCGAACTGAACAAGCGGTCCGAGCTGATCTCCCAGCGGGTCGCGACGATCAACGCCTCCCTCGTCGGCATCGACTACAACCCCGGCCGCTACATCCGGCTGGACACGCAACTCACCCCGCACCCCGAGATCAAGGACTTCAAGCGCGACCTGCGCGCCTGCACCGACGACGCCCTCGCGGACGGCGACGACCAGTACTCCGAACAGCGCTTCCTGCAGGTACAGGCCATCGTCGAACGCCTCCGCGGCCGGCCGGGACACGGCGACGTCGACCGGAACTGGTCGCGTTTCGTCACCGACGTCCGCAACTGGTTCGTCTTCACCGCCTCCGAACGCTGGCGGGAGGACGACACCGAGTACGAGACCTACAGCGACTCCGGCGGCAAGTCCGGCGGGCAGAAGGAGAAGCTCGCCTACACCATCCTGGCCGCCTCGCTGGCCTACCAGTTCCGCCTCGACCCGGCCGCCGCCCGGTCGAAGACCTTTCGCTTCGTCGTCATCGACGAGGCATTCGGCCGCGGCTCCGACGAGTCCACCCGGTTCGCCCTCACCCTGTTCACCCGGCTCGGCCTGCAACTGCTCATCGTCACGCCGCTGCAGAAGATCCACGTCATCGAGCCGCACGTGGCCGCCGTCGGGTTCGTCGACAACCCGACCGGCAATTACTCCCGGATGCAGAGCATGACCATCGAGGAGTACCGCGAGCAGCAGGCGCTGAGCCGGGCCGCCGGCGACGCGGGCTGA